In the Fibrobacter sp. genome, one interval contains:
- a CDS encoding TonB-dependent receptor — protein sequence MRETSKSITALAVFLGMAAAAHANDAYKSIIVSSQEFVQDLGSSEIKEPPPAPADVAPSYEEIKPEAWEGRGLSAAEILSSLPGIQSYKQGGMGSFQTVSIRGIAARNILICVDGVPLNDASGGAADLGAIDLNGIEKIEVYKDRVPAKFGGTGLGGAINFVTKSAVHKDGSHGKRERGVSGRVIATIGSHNSFEGAAQISASPKDSVEFTATISARHSDNDYEFLNRNGTAYNKDDDFTDKRENAEFTEYTGNLKYRVLHKGDFFSTVSTSVTHTEAGNPGHESSQTKVAEFVGDNAQVSYRLETPVLLQCLLLEAGVAGKFEKNVSGSYYPLDFIGYSYPDFIKYGLAGYRLMPEAVGTLILDRFEATLRAAASTEHWEARGTIRDFGVDRYTTSIAANAEYAFTKWLSLFAEGNILKTIDDVDGGKFLMPTGTATISDAETRNISFAGMVQAKFGKKESLFGGNVSIGRFYRQPQLMELYGVYQGVLSNPKLKDETAVRFEAGGFVQSPSRKTTLRATYFDSYLENGIFWTVSTNTMKAFNVNDARIQGVELEMNSRPVSFFETTLRGTIQDPRDDGKLKMYNGKLLPGEPVHSYFAEGKLYLPLHLDLAFDVNYRTRIYTDRANRTRQPPVTRYNAALGFNPWEPTRLIFSITNISDETYTNIYSPNPTPGREFHFTILQKF from the coding sequence ATGCGAGAGACATCCAAGTCCATAACCGCCCTAGCGGTGTTTTTGGGTATGGCTGCGGCCGCCCACGCAAATGATGCCTACAAAAGCATCATTGTTTCCTCGCAGGAATTCGTTCAAGACTTAGGCTCTTCCGAAATCAAAGAACCGCCCCCGGCCCCTGCCGACGTAGCACCCAGTTACGAAGAAATCAAACCCGAGGCCTGGGAAGGTCGTGGACTTTCCGCAGCGGAAATTCTATCCTCTCTGCCCGGCATCCAAAGCTACAAGCAAGGCGGCATGGGCAGTTTCCAGACCGTAAGTATCCGAGGCATCGCCGCCCGAAACATTCTGATTTGCGTTGACGGCGTTCCCCTGAACGATGCAAGTGGCGGCGCAGCAGACCTAGGTGCAATCGATTTGAACGGCATCGAAAAAATCGAAGTGTATAAAGACCGAGTTCCTGCAAAGTTCGGAGGTACAGGTCTTGGCGGGGCCATCAACTTCGTAACGAAAAGTGCTGTACATAAAGACGGTTCCCACGGGAAACGCGAACGCGGAGTATCCGGTCGCGTCATCGCAACCATCGGCAGCCACAATTCCTTCGAAGGCGCCGCCCAAATTTCCGCAAGTCCCAAGGATAGCGTGGAATTCACCGCCACCATTTCCGCCCGACATAGCGATAACGATTACGAATTTCTGAACCGTAACGGCACCGCCTACAACAAGGACGACGACTTTACGGATAAGCGGGAAAATGCGGAGTTCACGGAATACACCGGCAACCTGAAGTACCGAGTTCTTCACAAGGGCGATTTCTTCTCTACGGTTTCTACAAGTGTCACTCATACTGAAGCAGGCAACCCGGGCCACGAAAGTTCCCAGACCAAGGTGGCAGAATTTGTGGGCGACAACGCCCAAGTTTCATACCGGCTGGAAACGCCTGTTCTTTTGCAATGTCTGCTGTTGGAGGCAGGCGTCGCCGGAAAATTCGAGAAGAACGTTTCCGGATCCTACTACCCACTGGATTTTATCGGCTACAGCTATCCTGATTTTATCAAGTATGGCCTGGCAGGTTACCGCCTAATGCCCGAAGCCGTGGGAACCTTGATTCTTGACCGGTTCGAAGCGACCTTGCGCGCAGCAGCCAGCACCGAACATTGGGAAGCCCGAGGCACAATCCGAGACTTTGGCGTAGATCGTTACACGACATCCATTGCAGCCAACGCAGAATACGCCTTTACCAAATGGCTATCCCTATTTGCAGAAGGAAACATTCTGAAAACCATCGATGACGTAGATGGCGGAAAATTTCTGATGCCAACAGGAACTGCAACCATCAGCGATGCGGAAACCAGGAACATTTCTTTTGCAGGAATGGTCCAGGCGAAATTCGGCAAGAAGGAAAGCCTGTTCGGCGGAAACGTCAGCATTGGGCGTTTCTACAGGCAGCCTCAGCTCATGGAACTTTACGGCGTTTACCAGGGAGTACTTTCCAATCCTAAACTGAAAGACGAAACCGCAGTCCGTTTTGAAGCAGGCGGATTTGTACAAAGTCCTTCACGCAAGACAACCCTACGTGCAACCTACTTCGACAGCTACCTTGAAAACGGAATCTTCTGGACGGTAAGCACGAATACAATGAAAGCCTTCAACGTCAACGACGCCAGAATCCAGGGCGTTGAGCTAGAGATGAACAGCAGACCTGTATCTTTTTTCGAAACAACTCTTCGCGGAACAATTCAAGACCCAAGGGATGACGGCAAGTTAAAAATGTACAACGGCAAGCTATTGCCGGGTGAACCCGTACACAGCTATTTTGCTGAGGGGAAATTATACCTGCCATTACATCTTGACCTTGCCTTTGATGTAAACTATCGGACTCGCATCTATACAGATCGTGCAAACAGAACCAGGCAACCCCCTGTCACTAGGTACAATGCCGCTTTGGGTTTCAATCCTTGGGAACCCACTCGGTTGATATTCAGCATCACCAATATTTCTGACGAGACCTACACCAACATTTATTCGCCCAACCCGACTCCCGGAAGGGAATTTCATTTTACGATTTTACAAAAATTCTAA